From one Humulus lupulus chromosome 8, drHumLupu1.1, whole genome shotgun sequence genomic stretch:
- the LOC133798586 gene encoding auxin response factor 16-like isoform X2, with protein MIRVMDSGREPMRMGFEKCLDPQLWHACAGPLVQMPPINSKVLYFPQGHAEHAQGNVDFGNSRIPSHILCKVSAIKFMADPETDEVYAKMGLTPLRDNSDFDVDDEGYLGNNGIENPEKPKSFAKTLTQSDANNGGGFSVPRYCAETIFPPLDLSAVPPVQNILAKDVHGETWKFRHIYRGTPRRHLLTTGWSNFVNQKKLVAGDSIVFLRADNGDLCVGIRRAKKGIGCGHEYPSVWNPLVGNYGSQYENRVMGKSGIRDSRGKVKAESVVEAATLAARGQPFEVVYYPRASTPEFCVRAPAVRAAMQIRWCSGMRFKMPFETEDSSRISWFMGTISAAQIDNPIHWPDSPWRLLQVTWDEPDLLQNVKCVNPWLVELVSSIPAMHPFSPPRKKLRLPQNPDFALVSHPMPLLPTNFLNSNTPFHCIQGDFPAGIQGARHAQFGPYPVELHRNELQQGMHPLGLRQLDIADPLRNPGGDFMKSTENSGNISCWLKMGHPNQSLKANEEMKTPHLLLFGQVILTEEQLSKSSSGENSSSEGNLEKTTNHSDNGSGSTVNSSDGRSPWYKDHHDQRSELHGLETGHCKVFIESDDVGRTLDLSLLGSYQELYRKLGDMFGLEEGSGIFKNLLYLDAAGSVKQTGEEPFSEFLKSVRRLTIHTDPRQ; from the exons ATGATCAGAGTAATGGATTCTGGAAGAGAACCAATGAGGATGGGTTTTGAAAAGTGCTTGGATCCTCAGTTATGGCACGCCTGTGCTGGTCCTCTGGTTCAAATGCCTCCCATTAACTCTAAGGTCCTTTACTTTCCTCAAGGCCACGCTGAACATGCCCAAGGAAATGTAGATTTTGGGAATTCTAGAATCCCTTCACACATTCTTTGTAAGGTATCTGCCATAAAATTCATGGCAGATCCTGAAACGGATGAGGTTTATGCAAAAATGGGGTTGACTCCTTTGAGGGATAACAGTGATTTTGATGTTGATGATGAAGGGTATCTGGGAAACAATGGAATTGAGAATCCTGAGAAACCCAAATCTTTTGCCAAGACTTTAACACAATCTGATGCTAACAATGGGGGTGGTTTCTCTGTCCCTCGTTACTGTGCTGAGACTATCTTTCCACCTTTGGATCTTTCAGCTGTGCCTCCTGTTCAGAACATTCTGGCTAAGGATGTTCATGGCGAGACTTGGAAGTTTAGACATATCTATAGAGGTACCCCTCGGCGGCACCTTTTGACAACTGGTTGGAGTAATTTTGTGAACCAGAAGAAGCTTGTTGCTGGTGATTCGATTGTGTTCTTGAGGGCTGATAATGGGGATCTCTGTGTTGGAATAAGGAGGGCTAAGAAGGGGATTGGTTGTGGACATGAATACCCTTCTGTTTGGAATCCTTTAGTCGGAAATTATGGTTCTCAATATGAGAATAGAGTGATGGGAAAAAGTGGTATCAGGGATTCGAGGGGAAAAGTGAAAGCTGAATCTGTTGTTGAAGCTGCAACTCTTGCAGCCAGGGGACAGCCATTTGAAGTAGTATACTATCCGCGGGCAAGCACCCCGGAGTTTTGTGTTAGAGCCCCGGCTGTAAGGGCTGCAATGCAAATCAGGTGGTGCTCAGGGATGCGGTTCAAGATGCCTTTTGAGACTGAGGATTCTTCTCGAATTAGCTGGTTCATGGGTACTATTTCTGCTGCTCAGATTGACAATCCAATCCATTGGCCTGATTCTCCGTGGCGTCTTTTACAG gTGACATGGGATGAACCAGATTTACTCCAGAATGTGAAATGTGTTAATCCGTGGTTGGTCGAACTGGTCTCAAGCATTCCCGCCATGCATCCATTCTCACCACCAAGAAAGAAGTTGCGGCTTCCACAGAACCCAGATTTTGCTCTTGTTAGCCATCCTATGCCATTACTCCCCACCAACTTCCTCAACTCCAACACCCCTTTTCATTGTATTCAAGGCGATTTTCCTGCAGGCATACAGGGAGCCAGGCATGCTCAATTTGGGCCATATCCAGTGGAACTCCACCGAAATGAACTGCAGCAGGGAATGCATCCACTTGGTCTTCGGCAGTTGGATATCGCTGATCCTCTTCGAAATCCTGGTGGTGATTTCATGAAAAGCACTGAGAACAGTGGGAATATTTCTTGCTGGCTGAAAATGGGGCATCCCAATCAAAGCTTGAAGGCAAATGAGGAAATGAAGACACCTCACTTATTATTGTTTGGACAGGTTATACTGACTGAAGAGCAGCTCTCCAAGAGTTCCTCTGGTGAAAACAGTTCATCTGAGGGGAATTTAGAGAAGACAACAAATCATTCTGATAATGGTTCTGGTTCAACAGTGAACTCATCTGATGGAAGGTCACCCTGGTACAAGGATCATCACGATCAGAGAAGTGAGCTTCATGGTTTGGAGACTGGCCACTGCAAGGTGTTCATTGAATCAGATGACGTGGGAAGGACCCTTGATCTTTCTCTTCTTGGTTCATATCAAGAATTGTACAGAAAGCTGGGTGACATGTTTGGTTTAGAAGAAGGTTCAGGGATTTTTAAAAATCTTCTATATCTGGACGCAGCAGGTTCTGTTAAACAAACCGGAGAGGAACCCTTCAG TGAGTTTTTGAAGTCAGTAAGAAGGCTAACCATCCACACGGATCCCAGGCAGTGA
- the LOC133798586 gene encoding auxin response factor 16-like isoform X1: MHYLDPKTTKRKIISVEAFCICLKMIRVMDSGREPMRMGFEKCLDPQLWHACAGPLVQMPPINSKVLYFPQGHAEHAQGNVDFGNSRIPSHILCKVSAIKFMADPETDEVYAKMGLTPLRDNSDFDVDDEGYLGNNGIENPEKPKSFAKTLTQSDANNGGGFSVPRYCAETIFPPLDLSAVPPVQNILAKDVHGETWKFRHIYRGTPRRHLLTTGWSNFVNQKKLVAGDSIVFLRADNGDLCVGIRRAKKGIGCGHEYPSVWNPLVGNYGSQYENRVMGKSGIRDSRGKVKAESVVEAATLAARGQPFEVVYYPRASTPEFCVRAPAVRAAMQIRWCSGMRFKMPFETEDSSRISWFMGTISAAQIDNPIHWPDSPWRLLQVTWDEPDLLQNVKCVNPWLVELVSSIPAMHPFSPPRKKLRLPQNPDFALVSHPMPLLPTNFLNSNTPFHCIQGDFPAGIQGARHAQFGPYPVELHRNELQQGMHPLGLRQLDIADPLRNPGGDFMKSTENSGNISCWLKMGHPNQSLKANEEMKTPHLLLFGQVILTEEQLSKSSSGENSSSEGNLEKTTNHSDNGSGSTVNSSDGRSPWYKDHHDQRSELHGLETGHCKVFIESDDVGRTLDLSLLGSYQELYRKLGDMFGLEEGSGIFKNLLYLDAAGSVKQTGEEPFSEFLKSVRRLTIHTDPRQ, encoded by the exons ATGCATTATCTGGATCCGAAAACAACGAAGAGAAAAATAATCAG TGTCGAGGCTTTTTGTATTTGCCTGAAGATGATCAGAGTAATGGATTCTGGAAGAGAACCAATGAGGATGGGTTTTGAAAAGTGCTTGGATCCTCAGTTATGGCACGCCTGTGCTGGTCCTCTGGTTCAAATGCCTCCCATTAACTCTAAGGTCCTTTACTTTCCTCAAGGCCACGCTGAACATGCCCAAGGAAATGTAGATTTTGGGAATTCTAGAATCCCTTCACACATTCTTTGTAAGGTATCTGCCATAAAATTCATGGCAGATCCTGAAACGGATGAGGTTTATGCAAAAATGGGGTTGACTCCTTTGAGGGATAACAGTGATTTTGATGTTGATGATGAAGGGTATCTGGGAAACAATGGAATTGAGAATCCTGAGAAACCCAAATCTTTTGCCAAGACTTTAACACAATCTGATGCTAACAATGGGGGTGGTTTCTCTGTCCCTCGTTACTGTGCTGAGACTATCTTTCCACCTTTGGATCTTTCAGCTGTGCCTCCTGTTCAGAACATTCTGGCTAAGGATGTTCATGGCGAGACTTGGAAGTTTAGACATATCTATAGAGGTACCCCTCGGCGGCACCTTTTGACAACTGGTTGGAGTAATTTTGTGAACCAGAAGAAGCTTGTTGCTGGTGATTCGATTGTGTTCTTGAGGGCTGATAATGGGGATCTCTGTGTTGGAATAAGGAGGGCTAAGAAGGGGATTGGTTGTGGACATGAATACCCTTCTGTTTGGAATCCTTTAGTCGGAAATTATGGTTCTCAATATGAGAATAGAGTGATGGGAAAAAGTGGTATCAGGGATTCGAGGGGAAAAGTGAAAGCTGAATCTGTTGTTGAAGCTGCAACTCTTGCAGCCAGGGGACAGCCATTTGAAGTAGTATACTATCCGCGGGCAAGCACCCCGGAGTTTTGTGTTAGAGCCCCGGCTGTAAGGGCTGCAATGCAAATCAGGTGGTGCTCAGGGATGCGGTTCAAGATGCCTTTTGAGACTGAGGATTCTTCTCGAATTAGCTGGTTCATGGGTACTATTTCTGCTGCTCAGATTGACAATCCAATCCATTGGCCTGATTCTCCGTGGCGTCTTTTACAG gTGACATGGGATGAACCAGATTTACTCCAGAATGTGAAATGTGTTAATCCGTGGTTGGTCGAACTGGTCTCAAGCATTCCCGCCATGCATCCATTCTCACCACCAAGAAAGAAGTTGCGGCTTCCACAGAACCCAGATTTTGCTCTTGTTAGCCATCCTATGCCATTACTCCCCACCAACTTCCTCAACTCCAACACCCCTTTTCATTGTATTCAAGGCGATTTTCCTGCAGGCATACAGGGAGCCAGGCATGCTCAATTTGGGCCATATCCAGTGGAACTCCACCGAAATGAACTGCAGCAGGGAATGCATCCACTTGGTCTTCGGCAGTTGGATATCGCTGATCCTCTTCGAAATCCTGGTGGTGATTTCATGAAAAGCACTGAGAACAGTGGGAATATTTCTTGCTGGCTGAAAATGGGGCATCCCAATCAAAGCTTGAAGGCAAATGAGGAAATGAAGACACCTCACTTATTATTGTTTGGACAGGTTATACTGACTGAAGAGCAGCTCTCCAAGAGTTCCTCTGGTGAAAACAGTTCATCTGAGGGGAATTTAGAGAAGACAACAAATCATTCTGATAATGGTTCTGGTTCAACAGTGAACTCATCTGATGGAAGGTCACCCTGGTACAAGGATCATCACGATCAGAGAAGTGAGCTTCATGGTTTGGAGACTGGCCACTGCAAGGTGTTCATTGAATCAGATGACGTGGGAAGGACCCTTGATCTTTCTCTTCTTGGTTCATATCAAGAATTGTACAGAAAGCTGGGTGACATGTTTGGTTTAGAAGAAGGTTCAGGGATTTTTAAAAATCTTCTATATCTGGACGCAGCAGGTTCTGTTAAACAAACCGGAGAGGAACCCTTCAG TGAGTTTTTGAAGTCAGTAAGAAGGCTAACCATCCACACGGATCCCAGGCAGTGA